The stretch of DNA AGGCACGCAAGAAAAAAGCTACTTTTAGAAAGCTGTTAGAAACAATGCTTTATATTGAAGATGCTGAAGGTTTAACCCCTGCTGAAAAAATATGTATGGAGTTGGTTAATTCAGCTATTAATGGCAACTTAAAAGCCTTTGTGCTGATTAGAGATACAATCGGCGAAGCTCCTACTACTAAGAATGAATTAACATGCAAGGATAACTACTCAAAGACTGTTTATGTTACACCTGAACAGCAAATGGCAACTATAAAACATATAAAAGCTGTCTTAGATGGTGCAGAATAATTGTAAATAATCATTGCTCAATGTTGCATAATGTTTTGTTTTGATTTATAATTCTTGTATGAATATTAAAGATTACATTACAATTAAAGAGGCTTCAGAGGTTCTAGGTGTGGATAAAACAACGCTTAGACGTTGGGATAAGACAGGGAAATTAAAACCTTACAGACATCCGCTTAATAAGTACCGCCTGTATAAAAGAGCTGAACTTGAAGCATTATTGCGAGGTATTGAGCAATGACAAAAGCTGTTATCTATGCGAGAGTATCAAGCAAAGAGCAAGAGCGTGAAGGGTTTTCTATCCCTGCACAGCTAGAATTATTGCGTAATTATGCTTTCAGAAATAACATTACTGTTATAAAAGAGTTTGAGGATGTTGAAACTGCAAAATGCACAGGCAGGACAAAGTTTAATGAAATGTTGAAATTGCTTAAATCATCAAAAGACTGTAATACAATTTTGGTAGAAAAAACAGACCGACTTTACAGAAACTTACCTGATTATGTAACAATAGACAGCTTGCATCTTGAATTACATTTTGTTAAAGAAGGATGCGTTTTAAATGATAACTCACATTCAAGCGAAAAATTTATGCACTTAATAAAAG from Candidatus Gastranaerophilales bacterium encodes:
- a CDS encoding helix-turn-helix domain-containing protein; amino-acid sequence: MNIKDYITIKEASEVLGVDKTTLRRWDKTGKLKPYRHPLNKYRLYKRAELEALLRGIEQ